The Stigmatella ashevillena genomic sequence GACCGTAGGCCAACATCTTGTGCCCCCGGTCCCAGGGCTCCGTCTCTTCGGAGAGCACCTCACAGGCCCAGTCCGGTGCGAGCGTCACCACTTCCCCCGGTTCAAGCTCCTTCCACCGCTCCCGGCGCCAACCCGCGAGGTCGGGTACCAGACGGTCCTCGGAGAGGTGCACGGGCAGGTTCCTGCGCAGCACCCACGCCCCCGCGTCTTTCCCCAGCCCTCCCGAGAGCACTTCGAGGAGGCGGATCCCCGTCTGGATTTGAATCGGCCCCGGAGGAGGCAGGAGCACCGGGGTCCCTCCCAGCACTTCCTCGACCTGATGGGGGAGGACTTCCCGTGGGGACTCTTCCCCGGACACTGCTCGCGCTGACGGCTTGGCATCGGACATGCCGCGCAGCATGCCCCCTACCTGGCACGTCTTCAAGATCCTCGACAACCTACCAGGGCAGGTTGCCGTCCGGAGGTCAGCACCTTCCGGGAGCGGCAGCCCTGCTCAGACCCGGCGCTCGACGCGCGGCCCGTTGGAGCGGGAGTCCGGCGTGGGACTGAGGGCGTTCATCACCCGCTGCGCGGGGCTCTTGCCCATCACCGACGGCGGCGTGAAGGCCCACAGCACGAAGTACACCAGCAGGGCCGAGCCGCCCGTGAACGCCAGGGCGATCAGGAACAGCACCCGCACCAGGGCCACGTCCATCCCCAACCGGCGCGCCACCGCCCGGCAGACACCGAACAGCTTCCAACCCTCGCCGCCCCGGTGGATGGGCTCCGCGCCCGGCTGCCAGGCGTTGCAGGCCGAGCACCGGGCCCCATCCCCCAACAGCTCCTTCTGACAGTCCGCGCAGCGTCTCGCCGTCTCCATGGCTTGCTCCTTTCACGGGCCCCCGTGCACTCTCGCAGGGCCGCTCGTTTTTTCTACGTCCCCCCGTGCCGCCGATTGCCGAACGCACATCGGGCCTCCCTCCCCCAAGGACCCCTTTTCTTTTACAAATTTAATGAGCGTGCTGTTAACAAGCTTACCAAGCAAGCAGACGTCTTTCACTGCCCCCTTCCGTATCCCTCTGTGCGGGCACAATCTTCAGTCCGCCAGACGAATTTACAACGCATCCCGTCAGGAGCTTCACAAATGCGCGAGCCTGTGTCCTCTCCCAAGCCGCCTGCCTTCGGTCCCGGTGTCGTGCTGCGCGGGGTCTGGTCCCCGGATTACACCCCCGTGTTGACCCCGGAGGCGGTGGCGTTCGTGGCCACGCTTGTCCGCGCTTTCGGGGAGACGCGCGAGGTTCTGCTCGCCCGCCGCCAGGAGCGCCAACGGGCCTTCCAGCGCGGCGAGCGGCCCACCTTCCTCCCAGAGACGAAGGCCATCCGTGAGGGGGACTGGAAAGCTGCTCCCTTGCCTCGGGACCTCCTGGACCGGCGCGTGGAAATCACCGGCCCGGTGGACCGGAAGATGATCATCAACGCGCTCAACTCGGGCGCCAACGTCTTCATGGCGGACTTCGAGGACTCGAACAGCCCCACCTGGGACAACGTGGTGCGCGGCCAGCTCAACCTGATGGACGCCGTGCGCGGCACCATCACCTACACGGCCGAGAACGGGAAGCACTACGCGCTTCACGAGAAGCCCGCCGTGCTCTTCGTCCGTCCGCGCGGCTGGCACCTCCCGGAGCGCCACCTCGAGGTGGACGGCCGGCCCGTGCCCGGCTCCTTGTTCGACTTCGGTCTCTTCTTCTTTCACAACGCGAAGGCGCAGCTCGAGCGCGGCACCGGCCCCTACTTCTACCTGCCCAAGCTGGAGAGCCACCGCGAGGCCCGGCTGTGGAACGACGTGTTCCTCCTGGCGCAGCGGGAGCTGGGCCTGCCCTCCGGCACCCTCAAGGCCACCGTGCTCATCGAGACGCTGCCGGCGGCCTTCGAGATGGATGAAATCCTCTACGAGCTGCGCGAGCACTCGGCCGGTCTCAACTGCGGCCGCTGGGACTACATCTTCAGCTTCATCAAGAAGCTCCAGGCGGACCCGGCCTTCCTGCTGCCCGACCGGGGGCAGGTGACCATGGACAAGGCATTCCTGGATGCCTACTCGCGGCGGCTCATCCAGACGTGCCACCGCCGGGGAGTCCACGCCATGGGCGGCATGGCGGCGTTCATTCCCATCAAGGGCGATGCGGCGGCCAACGAGGCGGTGCTCGCCAAGGTGCGCGCCGACAAGCTGCGCGAGGTGAAGAACGGCCATGACGGCACGTGGGTGGCCCATCCGGGCCTGGTGTCCGTGGCGCGCGAGGTGTTCGACGAGCACATGAAGGGTCCGAACCAGCTCGGCAACCTGCGCCAGGATGTGAAGGTGGGCGAGGCGGAGTTGCTCGCCGTTCCCTCGGGCACCCGCACCGAGGAGGGGTTGCGCCACAACATCCGCGTGGGCGTGCAGTACATGGCCGCCTGGATGGGTGGCTCGGGCTGCGTGCCGCTCTACAACCTCATGGAGGACGCGGCCACGGCGGAGATCTCCCGCGCCCAGGTGTGGCAGT encodes the following:
- a CDS encoding PspC domain-containing protein, with the translated sequence METARRCADCQKELLGDGARCSACNAWQPGAEPIHRGGEGWKLFGVCRAVARRLGMDVALVRVLFLIALAFTGGSALLVYFVLWAFTPPSVMGKSPAQRVMNALSPTPDSRSNGPRVERRV
- a CDS encoding Uma2 family endonuclease → MKTCQVGGMLRGMSDAKPSARAVSGEESPREVLPHQVEEVLGGTPVLLPPPGPIQIQTGIRLLEVLSGGLGKDAGAWVLRRNLPVHLSEDRLVPDLAGWRRERWKELEPGEVVTLAPDWACEVLSEETEPWDRGHKMLAYGLGRVGHVWLVHPGMRTLEVYLFEGYSWSLLDVWEAQGPVKAAPFEALAWDLSALWAG
- the aceB gene encoding malate synthase A: MREPVSSPKPPAFGPGVVLRGVWSPDYTPVLTPEAVAFVATLVRAFGETREVLLARRQERQRAFQRGERPTFLPETKAIREGDWKAAPLPRDLLDRRVEITGPVDRKMIINALNSGANVFMADFEDSNSPTWDNVVRGQLNLMDAVRGTITYTAENGKHYALHEKPAVLFVRPRGWHLPERHLEVDGRPVPGSLFDFGLFFFHNAKAQLERGTGPYFYLPKLESHREARLWNDVFLLAQRELGLPSGTLKATVLIETLPAAFEMDEILYELREHSAGLNCGRWDYIFSFIKKLQADPAFLLPDRGQVTMDKAFLDAYSRRLIQTCHRRGVHAMGGMAAFIPIKGDAAANEAVLAKVRADKLREVKNGHDGTWVAHPGLVSVAREVFDEHMKGPNQLGNLRQDVKVGEAELLAVPSGTRTEEGLRHNIRVGVQYMAAWMGGSGCVPLYNLMEDAATAEISRAQVWQWIHHGATLEDGRKLTPALFRQVYAEEMARLEKAGALADSGTAAQARELFERLSTAPAFEDFLTLPAYEALSPQS